From a single Loigolactobacillus coryniformis subsp. coryniformis KCTC 3167 = DSM 20001 genomic region:
- the rsmH gene encoding 16S rRNA (cytosine(1402)-N(4))-methyltransferase RsmH encodes MFKHQTVLLNETVDSLQVKPDGVYVDATLGGGGHSELLLSRLSSAGHLYAFDQDQTAIDNGKRRLQAEVAAGKVTFIKANFRDLAAELAQRGVDQIDGILYDLGVSSPQFDEAARGFSYKLDAPLDMRMDRTKPLTAHVIVNQWPYADLERILYRYGEDKFAKRVARAIERARAEAPIDTTLQLAEIIKSAIPAAARRKGGHPAKRSFQALRIAVNDELGAEETSLEAAISLLALGGRISVISFHSLEDRIVKTIYREHARVAEVPRGLPIVGDGEQPELKIITKKPIEPTAAEVAENRRSRSAQLRVAEKQKL; translated from the coding sequence GTGTTTAAGCATCAAACTGTATTATTAAATGAGACCGTTGACAGCTTGCAAGTCAAGCCAGATGGAGTTTATGTTGATGCAACACTGGGTGGTGGTGGCCATAGTGAGCTACTGTTAAGCCGCTTGAGTTCTGCTGGACATCTGTATGCATTTGATCAAGATCAAACTGCGATCGATAATGGCAAACGACGATTACAAGCTGAAGTTGCTGCCGGTAAAGTGACTTTTATTAAAGCTAACTTCCGTGATCTCGCTGCTGAATTAGCCCAACGTGGTGTTGATCAGATCGACGGAATTCTGTATGACCTGGGGGTTTCTTCACCCCAATTTGATGAAGCTGCACGTGGGTTTAGTTACAAGCTTGATGCGCCGCTAGATATGCGGATGGATCGTACCAAGCCATTGACAGCACATGTCATCGTCAATCAATGGCCGTACGCCGATCTCGAACGAATTCTTTACCGCTATGGGGAAGATAAGTTTGCAAAACGAGTGGCACGTGCGATTGAACGGGCGCGAGCTGAAGCACCCATTGATACGACCCTGCAATTAGCTGAGATCATTAAATCAGCGATTCCAGCAGCAGCAAGGCGTAAAGGTGGCCATCCAGCTAAGCGCTCGTTTCAAGCGTTACGAATCGCAGTTAATGACGAACTAGGTGCTGAGGAAACGTCACTAGAAGCGGCAATTAGTTTGTTGGCTTTAGGTGGTCGGATCAGTGTGATCAGTTTTCATTCATTAGAAGATCGAATCGTCAAAACCATTTATCGCGAGCACGCGCGTGTTGCGGAAGTGCCACGCGGCTTGCCAATCGTAGGTGATGGGGAACAACCTGAATTGAAAATTATAACTAAAAAACCAATTGAACCAACAGCAGCAGAGGTTGCTGAAAACCGGCGGTCGCGGAGTGCCCAACTTCGGGTCGCTGAAAAACAAAAGCTTTAA
- a CDS encoding protein required for the initiation of cell division, which translates to MADESAARDYSLLAEPLAPSTPQPEIHIKAPLETTPAARPQAIPAGRVAVSAFEKILLMVTGVITVALATVIVATQISVADAQRDLQDVEQTIATVQAKNSDAKQTINEIMQSSHLDAVAAKDGLTFNEANIRNVSK; encoded by the coding sequence ATGGCAGATGAAAGTGCAGCAAGAGATTATTCTTTATTGGCTGAGCCGCTTGCGCCCAGCACGCCCCAACCAGAAATACATATTAAGGCGCCATTAGAGACAACGCCAGCAGCAAGACCGCAAGCTATTCCAGCTGGTCGGGTTGCAGTATCCGCTTTTGAAAAAATTTTACTTATGGTAACTGGTGTCATAACAGTTGCTTTAGCAACCGTTATCGTGGCAACACAGATCTCAGTTGCTGATGCACAACGTGATCTACAGGATGTTGAGCAGACGATTGCGACAGTGCAAGCAAAAAATAGTGATGCAAAGCAAACAATCAATGAGATCATGCAGTCTAGTCATTTAGATGCGGTTGCAGCTAAAGATGGCTTAACTTTTAACGAAGCAAATATAAGGAATGTTAGTAAATGA
- a CDS encoding penicillin-binding transpeptidase domain-containing protein: protein MKVPRNKRLMGKRNPRRNRQRFGGFFLFILVGVFLLFVFRFSYIVISGHVNDENLTKKASALYESSTVLRAKRGTIYDANGTAIAEDSTTYSVYAVLDKNYTGINHKKLYVTDKAKVAKVLSQYLPLDRAAILKRLNPANDKTFQVEFGSAGKGLSLTIKQAIEKANLNGIYFTETPARLYPNGIFASHQIGLAQANTKATKVANAQNLVGIMGLEKTLNSTLAGTNGVKEVKEDSYGYQLPNTKAKKKAAKNGKNVYLTLDSRLQTYLETLMTNVQTKYQPEQLNAVLMNPKTGQILAASQRPTFNPETGSGLGSFWRDTLVGDSYEPGSVMKTFTLAAAIDKGKYQPNTNYQSGQITIGGTTIHDWNQTGWGSIPLSKAFPLSSNVGFVHIEQALGKDNWLNYIKKFQFLSKTNSLLSGEVNGSIQYEHTSDQAVTSFGQGINVTVMQMMQGFSAIANDGKEMQPQIVSKVVDPVTGKTTKYKPHQVATPISKSTASQVLSAMEDVTYKDYGTGTAYQIPGYKIATKTGTAQISNANGAGYMTGDNNYIFSVVGMAPASDPKYVLYITMKQPQDMSQSATEILSEIFNPLMKRALDYDAGDTTTESKTMMPNITGKSVSAATAALKKENLQTVQIGTGDTVVQQMPLANEVILDDQRALILTNGAMTMPDVTGWSKSDVLKLAELTGKQITIKGTGYVTKQSLSAKSLLNSAKTITVTLSKP, encoded by the coding sequence ATGAAGGTACCACGTAATAAACGATTGATGGGCAAGAGAAATCCACGACGGAACCGCCAAAGATTTGGCGGGTTCTTTCTTTTCATTTTAGTGGGCGTTTTTCTTTTGTTCGTCTTTCGTTTTTCTTATATCGTGATCAGTGGCCATGTAAACGATGAGAATTTAACCAAAAAGGCTAGCGCGCTATATGAAAGTAGTACGGTGCTACGTGCTAAACGGGGCACGATATATGATGCCAATGGCACTGCGATTGCTGAAGATTCGACAACATATTCGGTTTATGCGGTTTTAGATAAGAACTATACCGGCATTAATCATAAGAAACTTTATGTGACTGATAAAGCAAAAGTGGCCAAGGTATTAAGTCAATACTTACCACTAGATCGTGCAGCTATTTTAAAACGGCTGAATCCTGCTAACGATAAAACTTTCCAAGTCGAATTTGGTTCGGCGGGTAAGGGGTTATCATTAACGATCAAACAAGCAATCGAGAAAGCCAATTTAAACGGGATCTATTTCACAGAGACACCGGCACGCTTATATCCGAATGGTATTTTTGCATCACACCAAATTGGGTTAGCGCAAGCGAATACTAAAGCAACCAAAGTGGCGAATGCACAAAATTTAGTTGGCATTATGGGCTTGGAAAAAACGTTAAATAGTACCTTGGCTGGAACTAACGGAGTCAAGGAGGTCAAGGAAGATTCTTACGGCTATCAATTACCTAATACCAAAGCCAAGAAAAAGGCCGCTAAAAACGGTAAAAACGTTTATTTGACCTTAGATTCACGGCTACAGACTTATTTGGAAACGTTGATGACTAATGTACAAACGAAGTACCAACCGGAACAACTTAACGCTGTTTTAATGAATCCGAAAACTGGACAGATTTTAGCTGCTTCACAGCGACCAACGTTTAATCCGGAAACTGGTTCTGGTTTAGGCAGTTTTTGGCGGGACACGTTAGTTGGTGATTCCTATGAACCTGGTTCAGTTATGAAGACTTTTACATTGGCTGCGGCAATCGATAAAGGCAAGTATCAACCGAACACAAATTATCAGTCAGGTCAGATCACAATCGGTGGGACAACAATCCATGATTGGAACCAAACTGGTTGGGGCTCAATTCCTTTAAGCAAGGCTTTTCCGCTTTCAAGTAACGTTGGTTTTGTTCATATTGAACAAGCTTTAGGTAAGGATAATTGGTTGAATTACATTAAGAAGTTCCAATTTTTGAGTAAAACTAATTCATTGTTATCCGGTGAGGTGAATGGCAGCATTCAATATGAGCATACGTCGGATCAAGCTGTAACCTCATTTGGTCAAGGGATTAACGTAACGGTAATGCAAATGATGCAGGGCTTTTCCGCCATTGCTAACGATGGTAAAGAAATGCAACCACAGATCGTTTCGAAGGTAGTTGATCCGGTGACGGGTAAAACGACTAAGTATAAGCCGCATCAAGTGGCAACACCGATTAGTAAGTCAACTGCTAGTCAGGTGTTGTCGGCGATGGAAGATGTGACTTATAAAGATTATGGGACGGGGACAGCTTACCAGATCCCTGGTTATAAGATCGCAACGAAAACGGGGACGGCGCAGATCAGCAATGCTAACGGAGCTGGTTATATGACTGGTGATAACAATTATATTTTTTCCGTAGTCGGGATGGCACCGGCAAGTGATCCGAAGTATGTTTTGTATATTACAATGAAGCAACCGCAAGACATGTCGCAATCGGCGACCGAAATTTTATCGGAAATCTTTAATCCATTAATGAAACGGGCTTTAGATTATGATGCTGGTGATACCACAACAGAATCTAAAACGATGATGCCAAATATTACGGGTAAATCAGTTAGTGCTGCGACAGCCGCGCTTAAGAAAGAAAACTTACAGACCGTGCAGATCGGGACTGGGGACACTGTCGTTCAGCAAATGCCGTTGGCCAATGAAGTGATTCTAGATGATCAACGTGCATTGATCCTAACCAACGGTGCGATGACAATGCCGGATGTAACTGGCTGGTCGAAGAGTGATGTTTTGAAACTGGCTGAGTTGACTGGTAAGCAGATCACAATCAAGGGAACTGGTTACGTGACTAAGCAGAGTTTGTCAGCTAAAAGTTTATTGAATTCGGCTAAGACGATTACCGTCACTTTAAGTAAGCCATAG